A section of the Acidobacterium capsulatum ATCC 51196 genome encodes:
- a CDS encoding AI-2E family transporter: protein MSENCSQPAQSRETRRNILFTIAVLVLLYYVYVLRAELTLVYVSALIAVVLTPLARAIMRLRIGKWHPGLGLSVVLLIAAVAGLISVFALFALPPAFRDLREFVTELPQRAPELLTRLKHVPLMQRIDVSQLNARIQDFAGNFATFLLKSAKDWAHVVFAVGMGILLTVYFMIDGSRAYQWGMKLVPVEHRARLDRTLTRAEARMGRWLLGQAMLMLILGVCSTVVFVILHVRYAYALGVLMGLFNIIPVVGAMITVSLALVVAALDSWGRVLGVLVFYAIYAQLETSVLTPRIMQSSVNLPGLAILIALLIGSALAGIAGAAVAVPTAVLLAVLIEEYVIAGEHLVTETTSTPSTLHS, encoded by the coding sequence ATGAGTGAGAACTGTTCCCAGCCGGCGCAATCGCGTGAAACGCGCCGAAATATTCTCTTCACCATCGCCGTACTGGTGCTGCTGTATTACGTCTACGTGCTGCGCGCCGAACTGACGCTGGTGTATGTGAGCGCGCTGATTGCTGTGGTGCTGACGCCTCTGGCGCGGGCGATTATGCGGCTTCGTATCGGAAAGTGGCACCCGGGACTGGGGCTCTCAGTGGTTCTGCTGATTGCGGCCGTGGCCGGGCTGATCTCAGTGTTTGCCCTGTTTGCCCTGCCGCCGGCCTTTCGGGATCTGCGTGAGTTCGTGACCGAGTTGCCGCAGCGCGCGCCGGAACTTCTGACGCGGCTGAAGCATGTTCCCCTGATGCAGCGCATCGATGTGAGCCAATTGAACGCCAGAATTCAGGACTTTGCCGGAAACTTTGCAACGTTTCTCTTAAAGTCGGCCAAGGACTGGGCTCACGTGGTTTTTGCGGTGGGCATGGGCATTCTGCTGACGGTCTATTTCATGATCGACGGCAGCCGCGCCTACCAGTGGGGCATGAAGCTGGTTCCGGTCGAGCATCGGGCGCGGCTCGACCGAACGCTGACCCGCGCCGAGGCGAGGATGGGCCGCTGGCTGCTGGGCCAGGCCATGCTGATGCTGATTCTGGGCGTGTGCAGCACGGTGGTGTTCGTGATTCTGCACGTGCGTTATGCTTACGCGCTTGGCGTGCTGATGGGACTGTTCAACATCATTCCCGTAGTCGGAGCCATGATCACGGTGTCGCTGGCGCTGGTGGTGGCGGCGCTGGACTCGTGGGGACGTGTGCTGGGCGTGTTGGTGTTCTACGCTATCTACGCGCAGTTGGAGACGTCAGTGCTGACACCACGCATCATGCAAAGCAGTGTCAACCTGCCAGGGCTGGCGATCCTGATTGCGTTGCTGATCGGCAGCGCATTGGCGGGAATTGCGGGTGCGGCGGTGGCTGTTCCCACGGCAGTGCTGCTGGCCGTGCTGATTGAGGAATATGTGATTGCGGGTGAGCATCTTGTGACCGAGACCACTTCGACGCCTTCGACATTGCATTCTTAA
- a CDS encoding 4Fe-4S dicluster domain-containing protein codes for MAYVIAEPCIGTKDTACVDACPVDCIHPKKDEGTYGDAEQLYIDPVECIDCGACVPVCPVSAIFAIDDLPEKWQNFATKNAEHFGR; via the coding sequence ATGGCTTACGTAATCGCAGAACCCTGCATTGGCACCAAAGATACCGCTTGCGTGGACGCTTGCCCCGTAGATTGTATTCACCCCAAGAAGGATGAAGGCACCTATGGCGATGCCGAACAGCTTTACATCGACCCGGTCGAGTGTATCGACTGCGGCGCCTGCGTTCCGGTGTGTCCGGTTTCGGCAATTTTTGCCATCGACGATCTGCCGGAGAAGTGGCAGAATTTTGCCACGAAGAATGCCGAACACTTCGGACGGTAA
- a CDS encoding RNA polymerase sigma factor, with amino-acid sequence MSTGTTPPKPARQHMRRNPPIAGEAEAIARAQAGDGAAFETLYSLHKRRVYSLCLRMLGNVAEAEDLTQEAFLQLYRKIGTFRGDSAFSTWLHRLAVNVVLMHLRKKGLPQVSLEETLEPSQDDGPRKDIGARDLTLSGSIDRVTLERAVENLPPGYRLVFVLHDVEGYEHNEIASMLDCSIGNSKSQLHKARMKLRDLLRTGERKEQPK; translated from the coding sequence ATGAGCACAGGCACGACTCCGCCCAAGCCGGCGCGGCAGCACATGCGCCGCAATCCTCCGATTGCAGGGGAGGCGGAAGCCATTGCGCGTGCGCAGGCGGGTGACGGGGCGGCGTTTGAGACGCTGTATTCACTGCATAAACGCCGCGTGTATTCGCTGTGCCTGCGCATGCTGGGCAACGTGGCCGAAGCCGAAGATCTGACGCAGGAAGCCTTTCTGCAGCTTTATCGCAAGATTGGGACTTTTCGCGGGGATTCGGCGTTCTCGACCTGGCTGCACCGGCTGGCGGTCAACGTAGTGCTGATGCATCTGCGCAAGAAAGGCCTGCCCCAGGTGTCTCTTGAGGAGACGCTGGAGCCCTCGCAGGATGACGGCCCACGCAAGGATATTGGCGCCCGCGACCTGACGCTTTCAGGCTCGATTGACCGGGTGACGCTGGAGCGGGCAGTGGAAAATCTGCCGCCGGGCTACCGGCTGGTCTTCGTGCTGCACGATGTGGAAGGTTACGAGCACAACGAGATTGCGAGCATGCTCGACTGCTCCATCGGCAACAGCAAATCTCAACTTCACAAGGCGCGCATGAAGCTGCGCGACCTGCTCCGTACGGGCGAAAGAAAGGAGCAACCCAAGTGA
- the cyoE gene encoding heme o synthase — protein sequence MSSVPSSVDAPETVRADGEPGTAAEPAHPHALRAPKAGATASLLTDYFELFKVRVTGLVVMTAWAGFYLGSMRSGVSSVQPKLLAALVGIGMVSAGAAALNEAMERKLDAKMIRTAQRPMATGRISLLHGVAVALAAIAGGGTLLALQTNPVTAWLTLLTALLYVVLYTPLKRLTTIATFIGAFPGAMPPLLGWTAARGQIEWQGVALFAILFVWQFPHFMAISWLYREDYARAGIRMLPVVQPDGWSTVLEALTYAVLMIPVSLLPVYLHMVGRTYAVAALVLGAAYLAYTIRFARIPWASKRSQAESKMYARDLLKVSVIYLPLLLTILMLNAAGRR from the coding sequence GTGAGTTCCGTGCCTTCCAGCGTGGATGCTCCGGAGACCGTGCGCGCCGACGGTGAGCCCGGAACGGCGGCGGAGCCTGCCCACCCGCATGCACTGCGCGCGCCGAAGGCGGGCGCGACGGCCTCGCTGCTGACCGACTATTTTGAGCTGTTCAAGGTGCGCGTGACGGGGCTGGTGGTGATGACGGCCTGGGCCGGATTTTATCTCGGCTCCATGCGGTCGGGCGTGAGCAGCGTGCAGCCGAAGCTGCTGGCCGCACTGGTGGGCATTGGCATGGTCTCAGCCGGAGCCGCCGCACTGAACGAGGCGATGGAGCGCAAGCTGGATGCGAAGATGATTCGCACGGCGCAGCGCCCCATGGCGACCGGACGAATCTCTTTACTGCATGGCGTGGCCGTGGCGCTGGCGGCAATTGCCGGCGGCGGTACGCTGCTGGCGCTGCAGACCAATCCGGTGACGGCGTGGCTGACCCTGCTGACGGCGTTGCTTTATGTAGTGCTGTATACGCCGCTCAAGCGTCTGACCACTATCGCCACATTTATCGGGGCGTTTCCTGGCGCGATGCCGCCGCTGCTTGGTTGGACCGCTGCGCGCGGGCAGATTGAGTGGCAGGGTGTGGCGCTGTTCGCGATTTTATTCGTGTGGCAGTTTCCGCACTTCATGGCGATCTCGTGGCTGTATCGCGAGGATTATGCGCGCGCCGGAATTCGCATGCTGCCCGTGGTGCAGCCGGATGGCTGGTCCACGGTGCTGGAAGCATTGACGTATGCAGTGCTGATGATTCCGGTCAGCCTGCTGCCGGTGTACCTGCATATGGTGGGACGCACCTATGCCGTGGCCGCTCTGGTGCTGGGAGCGGCGTATCTTGCGTATACGATCCGGTTTGCCCGGATTCCGTGGGCCAGTAAGCGAAGCCAGGCGGAGTCGAAGATGTATGCGCGCGACCTGTTGAAGGTGAGTGTGATTTATCTGCCGCTACTGCTCACCATCCTCATGCTGAACGCGGCGGGAAGGCGCTAA
- a CDS encoding RNA chaperone Hfq, producing MSPGSRKRHKAIPPGETGQEALYLRSLSERQITVSIELRDGETVTGWIEYFDDRMIRLTRKNHPNLFIYKQQIRTITEQARRHDAARTSPAAEKPTAADEVK from the coding sequence ATGAGCCCCGGTTCCCGCAAACGGCACAAGGCGATTCCCCCCGGTGAAACCGGACAGGAAGCGCTCTATCTGCGCTCGCTGAGCGAACGGCAGATCACGGTGAGCATCGAACTGCGTGATGGGGAGACGGTGACCGGCTGGATTGAGTATTTTGACGACCGCATGATCCGGCTGACGCGGAAGAACCACCCGAATCTCTTCATTTATAAGCAGCAGATTCGCACTATTACGGAACAAGCGCGCCGCCATGATGCGGCCCGCACGTCTCCAGCGGCGGAGAAGCCTACGGCCGCAGATGAGGTGAAGTGA
- a CDS encoding inositol monophosphatase family protein → MLSTAGAAAPIALEAGALIREYFERGVVTEYKGDVDLVTAADRASEQLIVERLKKVFPDHGIYGEEGTRQRLDNEYRWYIDPLDGTTNFAHGFPVFCVSMGLEHRPAGLAADEDGTLVAAVIYDPTRDELFTAERGQGAYLNGRRMHVSKTPTLAESLVATGFPSRKRHDNPNIHFYQEFTLRSHGVRRAGSAAIDLAYVACGRMDGYWEFNLNPWDTTAGVLLVQEAGGVVSCFDGSPFRIDSKEVLATNGRIGGEMMRLFADMFAGRNLEPMLTPQEFAAMRAAREQN, encoded by the coding sequence ATGTTGAGCACAGCGGGCGCGGCGGCGCCGATTGCGCTGGAAGCGGGCGCGCTGATTCGCGAGTATTTTGAGCGCGGCGTGGTGACCGAATACAAGGGCGATGTGGACCTGGTGACCGCAGCCGACCGCGCCTCAGAGCAGTTGATTGTGGAGCGGCTGAAGAAAGTCTTTCCCGACCATGGCATCTACGGGGAAGAGGGTACCCGTCAGCGGCTGGACAACGAGTATCGGTGGTACATCGATCCGCTGGATGGGACGACGAATTTTGCGCATGGCTTTCCGGTGTTCTGCGTCTCGATGGGGCTCGAGCATCGCCCGGCCGGACTGGCCGCGGATGAAGACGGCACGCTCGTGGCGGCGGTGATCTATGACCCGACGCGAGATGAGCTGTTCACCGCCGAGCGTGGGCAGGGAGCGTACCTGAACGGGCGGCGGATGCATGTGTCGAAGACGCCGACGCTGGCCGAGTCGCTGGTGGCGACCGGCTTCCCAAGCCGCAAGCGGCACGATAACCCGAACATTCACTTCTATCAGGAGTTCACCCTGCGCTCTCATGGGGTGCGGCGCGCGGGTTCCGCGGCGATCGACCTGGCCTATGTGGCCTGCGGACGCATGGATGGCTACTGGGAGTTCAATCTGAATCCCTGGGACACGACGGCGGGCGTGCTGCTGGTGCAGGAGGCCGGAGGCGTGGTGAGTTGCTTTGACGGCAGCCCCTTCCGCATCGACAGCAAAGAGGTGCTGGCAACTAACGGGCGGATTGGCGGCGAGATGATGCGGCTGTTTGCCGATATGTTTGCCGGGCGGAACCTGGAACCGATGCTGACGCCACAGGAATTCGCGGCCATGCGCGCGGCGCGGGAGCAAAACTGA
- a CDS encoding molybdenum cofactor biosynthesis protein MoaE, whose protein sequence is MRAYADAMRVRVLAFGMLREMLTSGDFSVNLPEGCTVARMVELQREQTGLQNSVWQTMAVAVNREYASREQVLREGDEVALLPPVSGGSQEDRLPDVWLTRDLIDANAVLARVRHPEDGAVASFDGIVRNQTRGRQTLYLVYEAYEEMALEQMRQLAGEAKQRFAIHDVVMVHRLGRLEIGESSVLIGVCSAHRAAAFDACRWLINTLKKTVPIWKKEHFVDGAVWADGDPFPPEMLP, encoded by the coding sequence ATGCGCGCGTATGCTGATGCTATGCGCGTGCGAGTGCTGGCTTTTGGAATGCTGCGGGAGATGCTGACGAGCGGCGACTTCAGTGTGAATCTGCCGGAAGGCTGCACCGTAGCCAGGATGGTGGAACTGCAGCGGGAACAAACCGGTCTGCAGAATTCTGTATGGCAGACGATGGCCGTAGCGGTAAATCGCGAGTATGCAAGCCGGGAGCAGGTTTTGCGGGAAGGCGATGAAGTGGCTCTGCTGCCGCCGGTGAGCGGCGGGTCGCAGGAGGACAGACTGCCCGATGTATGGCTGACGCGCGATCTGATCGACGCGAATGCGGTGCTGGCCAGAGTACGGCACCCGGAAGACGGCGCGGTAGCGAGCTTTGACGGCATTGTGCGCAACCAGACCCGCGGACGCCAGACGCTCTACCTGGTTTACGAAGCCTATGAAGAGATGGCACTCGAACAGATGCGGCAGCTTGCCGGCGAGGCAAAGCAACGGTTTGCCATTCACGACGTGGTGATGGTGCACCGGCTTGGGCGGCTGGAGATTGGCGAATCGAGTGTGCTGATCGGTGTCTGCTCCGCCCATCGGGCGGCAGCGTTTGACGCCTGCCGGTGGCTGATCAACACGCTGAAAAAGACCGTGCCGATCTGGAAGAAAGAGCATTTCGTGGATGGCGCGGTGTGGGCGGATGGCGACCCGTTTCCGCCGGAGATGCTGCCGTGA
- a CDS encoding VWA domain-containing protein codes for MKAALTGLLGMAACGLISMAAAQQTQFPPLRVQVGLVNVFVNVTNAQGAPVTGLTRQDFAVSEDGHPQKIAVLERQTGLPLSIVLAIDTSGSVRKDLDEEKRAAREFLRATLRPEDRVEIVNFNTRVHEVVPFTNNLKKIDRGLNRLSEGPATALYAAIAYGSEELAQRPGRKVLVVISDGDNTVANSSYQQALDRAVRAETMIFSVIDLPVINDAGRDVGGEHAMIALSEATGGEYYYEADGNLQGVFKRLSTALRTEYLIGYYPKHSLHAHRDYHSITVRLTTPDASAYRVSYRKGYYTGNSTTGATDGLRDGGPDGAWQP; via the coding sequence GTGAAAGCAGCCCTTACGGGCCTGCTGGGAATGGCCGCTTGCGGGCTTATTTCCATGGCGGCCGCGCAGCAGACGCAGTTCCCTCCCCTGCGCGTGCAGGTGGGGCTGGTAAATGTATTTGTAAATGTTACGAATGCTCAGGGCGCTCCGGTAACCGGGCTGACGCGGCAGGATTTTGCTGTCAGCGAAGATGGACATCCCCAGAAAATTGCAGTGCTTGAGCGGCAAACCGGCCTGCCGCTCTCAATCGTGCTGGCCATCGACACGAGCGGCAGCGTGCGCAAGGACCTCGACGAAGAGAAGCGCGCGGCACGCGAATTTCTTCGTGCCACGCTGCGGCCCGAGGACCGCGTGGAGATTGTGAACTTTAACACGCGCGTGCATGAGGTGGTTCCCTTTACCAATAACCTGAAGAAGATTGATCGCGGACTGAACAGGCTTTCAGAAGGTCCTGCGACCGCTCTGTACGCGGCTATCGCCTATGGCTCAGAGGAACTGGCGCAACGGCCGGGGCGCAAAGTGCTGGTGGTGATTTCAGATGGCGACAATACGGTGGCGAACAGTAGCTACCAGCAGGCGCTCGACCGGGCCGTGCGCGCCGAGACGATGATTTTCAGCGTGATCGATCTGCCCGTCATCAACGACGCGGGCCGCGACGTGGGCGGCGAGCACGCGATGATTGCGCTCTCTGAGGCCACGGGAGGCGAGTACTACTACGAAGCGGATGGGAATCTGCAAGGCGTTTTTAAGCGGCTCTCGACGGCTCTGCGTACCGAATACCTGATTGGCTATTATCCGAAGCATTCGCTTCATGCGCACCGCGACTATCACTCGATCACGGTACGGCTCACGACTCCGGATGCCTCGGCCTATCGCGTGAGCTACCGCAAGGGCTACTACACGGGGAACAGTACGACGGGAGCGACGGATGGGCTGCGGGACGGCGGTCCCGATGGAGCATGGCAGCCGTGA
- a CDS encoding SDR family oxidoreductase, translating into MDADAVGVVTGASRGIGAAVSRRLARLGAQVLLVARHRERLEELAAQIESEGGRAELFAVDLTQEEEIAALGETIRKRYGRCDVLVNNAGISRMGAPLHAMQPADWDELMATNLRAPYLMIRALAPLMIERQSGHIVNISSLAGHNPLRNGAAYSASKWALNGLTYSVAEELRDYGVRVSVIAPGSVNTSFGGHEPANAAARIQPEDIADIVAMLMEQRPQSFVSEVLIRPARKP; encoded by the coding sequence ATGGATGCAGATGCAGTTGGCGTTGTTACAGGAGCCAGCCGTGGAATTGGGGCGGCCGTCTCACGGCGGTTGGCCAGGCTGGGAGCGCAGGTGTTGCTGGTGGCCCGCCATCGCGAACGGTTGGAGGAACTGGCCGCTCAAATTGAAAGTGAAGGTGGCCGGGCTGAGCTGTTTGCGGTCGATTTGACGCAGGAGGAAGAGATTGCCGCGCTGGGTGAGACGATTCGCAAACGGTATGGGCGTTGCGACGTTCTGGTAAACAATGCCGGCATCAGCAGGATGGGCGCGCCGCTGCACGCCATGCAGCCGGCGGACTGGGATGAGCTGATGGCGACGAATCTGCGAGCGCCCTACCTGATGATCCGGGCGCTGGCACCGCTGATGATCGAGCGCCAGAGTGGGCATATCGTGAACATTTCGTCGCTGGCCGGTCATAATCCGCTGCGCAATGGCGCTGCGTATTCGGCCTCAAAGTGGGCACTGAATGGGCTGACCTATTCGGTGGCTGAAGAGCTGCGGGATTATGGCGTGCGGGTATCGGTGATTGCTCCCGGATCAGTGAACACGAGCTTTGGCGGCCATGAACCGGCCAACGCGGCGGCACGCATTCAGCCCGAGGACATTGCCGATATTGTGGCAATGCTGATGGAGCAGAGGCCGCAGTCGTTTGTGAGCGAGGTGCTGATTCGTCCGGCCCGGAAGCCCTGA
- a CDS encoding shikimate kinase gives MQIPSLLATAGSERTANGAQASGLRAVVLTGFMGAGKTTLGRLLAAELGWEFRDLDTEIAQDSGMTVADIFRAEGEAGFRAREMEMLARLLRRERMVLALGGGAVESEGVREQLAACKDACVVYLSAPLEALVQRCLEQPGAAERPVLADRERLRSRWAARLPYYEQAHLRLETEGLSPAESLQALIALVKQRPLPDNAPMSAHE, from the coding sequence ATGCAAATTCCGTCCTTGTTGGCGACAGCCGGTTCAGAGAGAACGGCAAACGGCGCGCAGGCCTCTGGTCTGCGCGCCGTTGTGCTGACCGGCTTCATGGGAGCAGGCAAGACGACGCTGGGGCGGTTGTTGGCAGCCGAGTTGGGCTGGGAGTTTCGAGATCTGGATACCGAGATTGCGCAGGACAGCGGCATGACGGTGGCTGACATCTTCCGCGCGGAGGGCGAAGCTGGATTTCGCGCCCGGGAAATGGAGATGCTCGCCCGCCTGCTGCGCCGGGAGCGCATGGTGCTGGCGCTGGGCGGCGGGGCGGTAGAGTCAGAGGGCGTTCGCGAACAGCTTGCGGCCTGCAAGGATGCCTGCGTAGTGTACCTGTCTGCTCCGCTGGAGGCTCTGGTGCAGCGCTGCCTGGAACAGCCGGGAGCCGCGGAACGGCCCGTGCTGGCCGATCGCGAACGGCTGCGGAGCCGCTGGGCGGCGCGGCTGCCGTATTACGAACAAGCACATCTGCGACTGGAGACCGAGGGGTTGAGCCCGGCAGAAAGCCTGCAAGCCCTGATCGCACTAGTGAAGCAACGCCCGCTGCCGGATAACGCTCCTATGAGTGCCCATGAGTGA